A window of Nicotiana sylvestris chromosome 8, ASM39365v2, whole genome shotgun sequence genomic DNA:
TTGTCATGTGGACTTAGAGCTGTGCAAAAGATTTTCCCTTTTTCGTTTTCCCACAATTTTTCTATTTCCTAGTGGGTTGTTCTGCCATTCGTTGAGTTAGGCCTAGATGATTACCGTGGGTTGGATGATTCTGAGTTTAACATTTTGTTATGTTTTCTTTGAGGAACCCATGTTGAATTATTTCAGCATAGATGCTTTTTAGTGAAATCAAAGATCTCAATTTTCTTTGATTACTTTTTAGGATTATGGTTTGGCCATGTTGGTGTACTTACATTTGGTCATGTGCTTGTTAGGAGTCTCTGTAGTTTTGTTATAAATTGGTCCAATTCATATAGCTGATCCCAGCTAGTTCGGGATTAAGGCATATTTCTTGTTGTTGTTGACTTGTTTTTAGATTGAATTGGAGGGCTTGTGTTCTTTAGTATGCTTCATTTGGGCctctttgtattttttttaagaaaaacaagtaaattaTCGACTACTTTTGAGTTTGCAGATTTATCAGTCTTGGATTGCACATTTCAAGCTTTTCAAAGTGAGAACTGTTAAATAATGGCAGTGTAAGTTTGGGATGtttatcttttgaattttttccattttatGTTTACTTTAATAATCCATAGCTTTTATATGCATGAATGTTTGATTTTCGGCTTATTGATCGTTAAACAGAGTTGCCTCTGCTCCTGGAAAGGTTTTAATGACAGGAGGTTATCTTGTTTTGGAGAGGCCTAATGCTGGTATTGTACTCAGCACAAATGCTCGTTTTTATGCAATTGTGAAGCCACTTTATGAGGAAATTAAACCTGAAAGTTGGGCATGGATGAGTGATATTTGCTGCACTTAACTGAATAGTGATTGATCTGAAGTATGTATAAGCATGtcttttttcttctcctttcttgagaagtgcttttttatTTAGTCCCCTCCGCTTTTTTTTCCCGCTGTAAGGCAATTTTCTTATTCGTTTTCAGGTATGGACAGATGTTAAATTGACTTCACCTCAGATGGCAAGAGAAACCATGTATAAACTGTATCTTAAACACTCGAAGCTTCAATCTGTTTCTTCAAGGCAAGTGCTTTCAGTTAAAGGAAATAATATTTCTCTTTATATGTTTGTGAATTTTCTAAAATTTGCTTTTTGAAGTATTCAGATATAACCTGGCTACTTATTATTGATTTTATTTGATCTTTTTTATTATAATAAGAATATGTAAGTCATCTAAATGGCAAGCAGTATGGTATTTCATATTTTTTTGGTTGAACCTTAGTGAATCAAGAAACCCCTTCGTAGAACACGCGGTGCAGTATGCCATTGCTGCAGCCCATGCAACATTTGACAAAGATAAGAAGGATGCATTACACAAACTACTTCTGCAGGATAATGTCTGACACTCTCACCTTTCATATCTGAGGATGATGACATTTCCTGAATATTAGACTTTACCACCTAATTATTGTTAAAGAAATTAGAAAACTAATGTATCCAACTGCTCCATGAAGGTCTTGACATAACTATCTTGGGTTGCAATGAGTTCTATTCGTATCGGAATCAGGTGTGTTCACAGCTTACTTATATTTCCAATATGGGATGTGGTTCAATGATATATAAATTACCTGTGAGTTCAGTTTGTTGCACATGAAGTGAAATTTGATATTCCCCAATAACTGTACCCAAAGTTGTTTAACtttatatgttataatttgtgGCAGCTGTTCCAGGAATTACAGTTACGGCAGGGAAAAGTATCAAATGAGACTacttattattattctttttttaaaagGTTCATACGAGACTACTTATTACCCTGCCAGTTGTTTAATTTAGGTTTTGCCCAATTAGTGAATGGCTTAACAAAAAAAATAACCTCAGCCCTAGAAAGTGACCTAAGTTGGCTTAATAATCAAATTGACCAATTGCTGGACTAATGTTTGACTAGATTTTTTCCAAGTTCAGAAAATAACACTGGGAAAATATAAAATTCTAATTGGAAATACTATGAATACATTTTCAGTTACATTTGCAAATTACATAAGTTTGTGACGAAGTAAAAGTAGAGTAGCCAATTTGAATAGAACAAACCTGCAGAAATTGTAAAAAGAATGACTGTCATCCACCAAGGCAACATTTGTAAGATTTTAATGGCCATGGATTTTCAGTGGGGGATTGAATTTATTGGAATTTTCAACCGATACAGATGGAAAGAAACTGATAAAACATTCCTACAGAAGTCTGCTTCACTAATTTATTAAGTTATAGGATTTTTGttcaaaatataaaaacaatAACGATACAAGGATTTTGTATAAtatcaaaagaaaaataatacaaactTTCAAATTATCCTGATTAGCTATTGCTGTGACTTATATACTTGATCACATTAAGTTAGTGAAAGGACTATAGGGATGAAAAATTACAATGACATTTGATACAGGGATTTTGCGAGGCTAGAACTGGTCAACTCAGATTAGTCCTTTATTATTTTCATTGACTGAAATATTCAACTTTCTATTAAATTACATTGAGGAATTCTGAGCTGCACAAGCTAACATACTGTCTAAGATGTTATCCTACTAGGTATTTTACCTGTATTCCTTGTTTGATAATAATTTAGACCACTCTGTTAATTATGTATGTAGATTGAAGCACGTGGGCTCCCTCTTACACCTGAGTCATTGGCTTCGCTGCCACCTTTCGCTTCAATCACCTTTAACGCAGAAGAATCAACTGGAGAAAATCATAAGCCTGAAGTGGCAAAGACTGGATTAGGGTCATCAGCAGCTATGACAACTGCAGTTGTTGCTGCCTTGCTTCATTATCTTTGCGTTGTTAACCTCTCCTGTTTGACTGAGGATGATGTCGCTGATCTTGATGTAGTTCATGTGATAGCTCAAACTGCCCATTGCATTGCACAGGGTAAAGTTGGCAGTGGGTTTGATGTTAGTTCAGCCGTTTATGGCAGTCAGCGGTATATCCGATTTTCACCTGAAGTTCTCTCTTCTTCTCAGGTCTGCTTTGCTGTCCATCTCTTTGATTATTTTGTAGGCAGAGTTTGCTCGTAGATATTAGATAAAGTAACATTTTCCCAGTTTTGTCCGAGTCTCAGTTGGTGACTGGAAAAATTGCTTGGATGGCTTcaatatctttttattttttatattttaatctgCCAAAGACTTATTTGTTGAAACTCATTATGAACCGATATTTGAATTTACGTATCTTTTGTCCTAAGAGGTGACAATTAAAGTTAATATACGCTTTCCAAATTGATAACTTAATATGAAGAAGAGGCATGTATTGCATCATTCAGATGCTGTTTCCATCAGTAtgtctttaagtaattttaaccTCTATACAATATGGTATTTTGAGTCTCTCTGGCAGTAAAAAGGTCAGCTAGGTGGAAAATTGTTGCCGTTTAGCTGCACAGCAAGGCATAGAGAGTGTCACGGAGTTAAGAAAAGACTGTAGCCTTTTCATGGTGAAGTAAATTATTGGAAACCATATTAGAGATCCTTTGTCATAGAACATGTAGGACTGCATCATTTCGCTTGGCATGGGTGCACGGCTTTGGTCCAACCGTCCAAGTAATTTGTGAAGAATCAGTGGGTTCTGAAGGATGTAAACCTTCAATTCAGAGGCTCGATAATATATGCTTCAGTGGGGCTAAAATCTAGCTTGGTTGCAGTGTATACCAGGGATTGTAGTTATCTATAGACATTTTTCTGAAGAATAACGAGCGGAAAAGGTAATTGGAGGAGCTGCAATTGAGGTTTGTTCTTCAGTCTTTAGAATGTTGGTCATTTCCTGTGCTAAGCAATTGTATCAGAACCTATTCGCAAATGATTTATCAGAGAAATGGTTATGCTATAACCACCTCTAACCTAAACTGCCACCCAAATCACAGATTTGGTCACTAGAAAGTATCTAGAGGGTTAATCAGTTTGCTCTCCAGTCTAAAGCTCATGTTGCCGGAACGAGAAGTGCATGGCACGTCAGTATCAAGTTAGCTGTTGGGTTTTGCTATTTCTCAGATGCAAATGATAATAACTTTCTTATAGGTCATTACTAATCCAACCTAGCATGCTTTTATTGTGGCCCTCTTTGATGGATCTCCTGATTGGCTGTATAACCTTTATAATTGAAGATGTTGCCTGACAGGAAACATTTGCCTTAGGCTTCCTCACTTTAATGGAATCATTCTTGGTCTTCCAAGGAATCCTACTCCAGCAGAAGCTGTTTCAAGATCAAAGTGGTTAATTGTATGTGGTACAcattgtttctttctttttaagTTGCTGGAGCTAACAGCTGAGCACTTGCAGTTACTCGGAGAACCGGGTAGTGGAGGATCTTCAACACCATCGATGGTTGGGGCTGTTAAGAAATGGCAGAGGTCCGACCCTCAGGATTCTCTAGAAACATGGAGAAGGCTATCAGAAGGAACTCTGCGCTTGAACTGCACCTTAATACCTTAAGTAAATTGACTGAGAGACATTATAATGCTTACGAATGCATCATCAATGCCTGCAGCCTGCTTCCTGCTGAAAAGGTGAAACTCTTTTAGAACTAGAGCAGCAAAGTCTATTGCTATCTGGTTAGAAAGTTTTGCCTCATTTTGTCACGCACTTAGATGCTAATATTTTCTGGGAAGGTTTAATATATTAATATAAATCCCTCGGTGTTGCAGATGTTATCTTATGTAACCTGGCCGAGTTGACTAGAGGACGTAGTCATAGTGATTGTTATATTTGCCCTCTTCATAAGTCAATTTTAATTACAAAGCATAAAAAAGATTATCTACTTCCTTGAGATGAAGGATCCAAATCCCATAACATGTGTAGCCCAAACTTTCTATGGTAAAGTCAACTGGATTCTCATTACTTTTTTGTTGAATTCTGTATTTGCTATCCATAGAATATTATTCTAAACTTTAGATATTCCTTTTCATTTGGAACTTTGGTTTCTACTGCTTCTCACCATGAACGGTGGTTGGAGCGAGCTAATGAACCAACTCAAGCAGAAATTGTTAAAGAATTATTAGGAGCTCGAGATGCTATGCTTTGGATTAGGTATCAAATGCGCAAGATGGGAGAGGTTGCAGGAATTCCAGTAAGTTTTCCAGTAGCATGTAACTAGAagcttgtttcttttctttctccccaCCCATGTGTGAATTACTTCATCAAGACATCACTATATCTCAAGGATGCAAAAGAAGGCTATGTTTCTGAAGAATTTAATCTCTAGACAACTTCAATGTGTAATTATAGTATCCATTTCCTTTGGGTTTCTATAAATATCCAACGAGTAACAAGAAAAAGTGTTAAAATGaagtaatttaaaataaataatttccTTCCATGTGTTTGCAAAATAATTTCCAAATGAGAAAGAAAAGTAGGTTCCATGCAAAATCTTACATGTGTTGCAAAAGTGAATGAATTTTGTAGGAAGATGGCTTCTGCAGTTCTCTCAATTGACATATTTTAACAATCTTGATATTCAAACAAAGCTCGTAAGGTCAAAAGCTCTTAAGGAGTCCAGTTCGCTGCTGCCTTGTTTCCATGTTTATGAGCATTTCTTTCACCATTTGCACTGTTCACAGATAGAACCAGAATCACAGTCTCAGCTTCTAGATGCTACGATGAATATGGAGGGAGTTTTGTTAGCTGGCATTCCTGGTGCTGGTGGATTCGATGCAGTTTTTGCAGTCTCTTTGGCAGATTCAAAAAAAATGTGACTAAAGCTTGGAGTTCGGTCAATGTTCTTGCTATGCTAGTAAGAGAAGATCCTCGCGGTGTGTCCTTGGAAAACAATGATCCTCGAGCAAAGGAAATTACTACAGCTGTTTCTTCAATTCAGCTGGAATAATTATCTGGAAGTAGGAGATCACTTGCAGTAGTATTATTATGCTATATAACTATAACATGAGATCTTAATCCGACTATATTAGGATGAATAAGATTACCTTTCTAGTTCAAGTAGTCTTTATCCGGTAGGTTATGAGAGTCTTAAGGATCactgaataaaaaaaaatagatctTGCTGGAAATGTACTTCCCTTGTACTTCATAGTTCAAGTTGATTGATTTCAGATTATGTGagttaaatttatttattttttttaaaatttaagcaGTTAGAGCTCGTCTACACAGTATTTTATCGAGATTTCTTATCAATTTCCCCGCTCATATCACCCCCGTAGTGACTCACTAAAGAAATAAAATTTAGTTCTTTTTGTGAGGCAGAACCAAAGTGCTCCTTGTGAAAACCCCGTATTTGGGTGGAGGTGAGGGGATGGTTCTCCAGAATTGGCATGACTCTAAAGATGGTTGCTAATATTGTTTAAATCTTTGAACTGTAGAAAATATGATCATAATAAAGAATGTGGAGTTTTAATGGTTAAAGAAGATGTATTCACCAGTAGTCTTTACAAGAGCAGGTTCCATCTTTGAATTGGTGGAACCGATTTCTGTCCCTAACAACAATTTCTCTTTCGTAAATCATGGAAATTAGTTTAGTGTATGTGTGACAATCACTACACATCCTGACATTTCTTACTATCCTTATTGGAGAACTCTGAGATGTTTTTATAAGTGCAAATGCAATTGCCAACTTTTGACAATGAGTGCTCAATCTTTGcctcttttcttcttcatctACATCATACAAAACCAGTGATGTATCTGGCGAATACCCTTCAAATTTCAGCTGCCATTCCATTTGGTGAAGCATCTCATAGACCTCTTCACTGCATGGATGTGACCTATCTTGTGACACAAACTTGTACATCTTTCTGTTTACTTCAACCAAGCAAGAGCCAGGGACTTGACTTATCCCTTCATTAGCCATTTTGGTCCGAGTCACAGCCTTCTTTTCCCACATTTTAGCTTTTGCATACATATTGCAGAGCATAACATAGTCACTTGCATTTCGCGAGTTCAACTGAAAGAGATTCTCGGCTGCTAATTCTCCCAACTCAACATTCTGATGAACTCTGCAACCACTTAGCAGACTTCTCCACAAGACGCTGTTTGGCTCCATAGGCATGCCCTTGATGAGCTCCAAAGCCTCGTCGAGCCTACCAGCTCGCCCCAAGAGATCAATCATGCACCCATAATGCTGAATCGTTGGCTCTATCCGATGCTCCAGCCTCATCCTATTGAAGCATTTTAGCCCTTCTTCAACCAGTCCAGCATGACTACAAGCACTCAAAACCCCTACATAAACAACATCATCTGCTTCTATTCTTTCTTTGAGCATTTCATGGTAGATCCTTAGAGCTTCCTCTCCACGCCCGTGCAATGCCAGCCCTGAGATTATGGCACTATAGGACATCTGATTCTTGTTTGCCATTATTTGGAAGAGAAACAACCCTTTGTCCAGACTTCCACATTTAACATACATGTCTATTAAGGAAGTCTCTACTATAACATTGAGACCACTCATGTTCCTTACAAGATATCCATGCGTGGCTTTGCCAAAATCAAGGGCATCCAAATGAGTACAAGCAGAAATCACACTCACTAATGTACTTTCCTCTGCCCTCCAACATCTCTCAGAGTTCAAATCACCAAAAAGTTTGAGGCACTCAGACCATAGTCCCAAATTTGCATGAGCTGCAATAAGTGCACTCCAAGAAGCTATAGTCCTTTGATCCATTTGCTCAAACACAATGCAAGATTCCTTAATTTCTCCACACTTTCCATACATATTGATCAAACTGTTCTGCACAAACACATCATCGTCTTGTCCAAACTTGAAGATTTGCCCATGAATCTGTTTTCCTTCTTTGAGGGCCCGAAATCGAGCACACACCTTAAGAAGTGCAGGATATGAGAAATTATCTGGTTCAACCTCTTCTTCAATCATATGAATATACCAAAGTAGAGCTTCTTCTAAGTTCATATCTTTAACATGTCCCCTTATTACAGTATTGTATTCAAATGAACCTGGATCACTGATTTTCCCGAAAATCGAACAAGCATAGTCCATGCTGCCCCATTCTGAAAGTGCACAAGTAGCTAAAAGACTGCCTGCACAAAAAGAGCTACAAATTAATCCAAGTTTCAAGATTTGGCCATGGACTTGCTTCAATTCCTTCATATTGTTGCTTTTCTTGATCATATAAATCCATTCTTGTTCCTTCAAGTTGAAGTTGAATTCTGGGGTTTTTGCATGATCTTCATGGGGTATCAGCAAGGGAGTCTGATGAAAGACTGAAGTCCTCACCATTCTGTTTTACACCATCATTTACTAAAAAATGGACTAAAATGACTCTCAGAAATTTTCAACAA
This region includes:
- the LOC104243677 gene encoding pentatricopeptide repeat-containing protein At1g31920, giving the protein MVRTSVFHQTPLLIPHEDHAKTPEFNFNLKEQEWIYMIKKSNNMKELKQVHGQILKLGLICSSFCAGSLLATCALSEWGSMDYACSIFGKISDPGSFEYNTVIRGHVKDMNLEEALLWYIHMIEEEVEPDNFSYPALLKVCARFRALKEGKQIHGQIFKFGQDDDVFVQNSLINMYGKCGEIKESCIVFEQMDQRTIASWSALIAAHANLGLWSECLKLFGDLNSERCWRAEESTLVSVISACTHLDALDFGKATHGYLVRNMSGLNVIVETSLIDMYVKCGSLDKGLFLFQIMANKNQMSYSAIISGLALHGRGEEALRIYHEMLKERIEADDVVYVGVLSACSHAGLVEEGLKCFNRMRLEHRIEPTIQHYGCMIDLLGRAGRLDEALELIKGMPMEPNSVLWRSLLSGCRVHQNVELGELAAENLFQLNSRNASDYVMLCNMYAKAKMWEKKAVTRTKMANEGISQVPGSCLVEVNRKMYKFVSQDRSHPCSEEVYEMLHQMEWQLKFEGYSPDTSLVLYDVDEEEKRQRLSTHCQKLAIAFALIKTSQSSPIRIVRNVRMCSDCHTYTKLISMIYEREIVVRDRNRFHQFKDGTCSCKDYW
- the LOC104243678 gene encoding LOW QUALITY PROTEIN: phosphomevalonate kinase, peroxisomal (The sequence of the model RefSeq protein was modified relative to this genomic sequence to represent the inferred CDS: inserted 2 bases in 2 codons; substituted 1 base at 1 genomic stop codon), whose amino-acid sequence is MAVVASAPGKVLMTGGYLVLERPNAGIVLSTNARFYAIVKPLYEEIKPESWAWMSNFLIRFQVWTDVKLTSPQMARETMYKLYLKHSKLQSVSSSESRNPFVEHAVQYAIAAAHATFDKDKKDALHKLLLQGLDITILGCNEFYSYRNQIEARGLPLTPESLASLPPFASITFNAEESTGENHKPEVAKTGLGSSAAMTTAVVAALLHYLCVVNLSCLTEDDVADLDVVHVIAQTAHCIAQGKVGSGFDVSSAVYGSQRYIRFSPEVLSSSQVCFAVHLFDYFVGRVCSXILDKVTFSQFCPSLNLLLGEPGSGGSSTPSMVGAVKKWQRSDPQDSLETWRRLSEGTLXLELHLNTLSKLTERHYNAYECIINACSLLPAEKWLERANEPTQAEIVKELLGARDAMLWIRYQMRKMGEVAGIPIEPESQSQLLDATMNMEGVLLAGIPGAGGFDAVFAVSLADSXKNVTKAWSSVNVLAMLVREDPRGVSLENNDPRAKEITTAVSSIQLE